In Hydractinia symbiolongicarpus strain clone_291-10 chromosome 4, HSymV2.1, whole genome shotgun sequence, the following proteins share a genomic window:
- the LOC130641230 gene encoding uncharacterized protein LOC130641230 yields MASDNATYCNTNSPARNKMKYIYILLLAAHLTVTVYTAPTLTDSLSINEILENLLPSHRSAQQSCQVISFMEEVGLFHGCKSKKVKKTACSGLCSTAFVPRQRTGYFECSMCSPVAEEEFVVTLDCGLEEKQVLVKKATKCRCRPCQIDNKIPTLAPPRKLRSKKKQRKIKRRKRNRKNRKKNSKGIFNSLKLIREKLRRKYRKSKRKGKNRKRRKNRKKKEQKNKEKKNKNKKNKEKKNKNKKNKEKKKTVSKNISYAELISYIFL; encoded by the exons ATGGCAAGCGACAATGCAACATACTGTAACACGAACTCTCCTGCACGTAACAAAATGAAAT aTATTTACATTCTCTTGTTAGCTGCTCATCTAACCGTCACCGTATATACGGCACCGACGTTAACAGATAGTCTTAGTATAAACGAAATACTAGAAAACCTACTCCCTAGCCATAGATCTGCACAACAATCATGCCAGGTGATATCATTCATGGAAGAAGTAGGTTTATTTCACGGATGCAAGTCTAAGAAAGTCAAGAAGACAGCTTGTTCGGGACTATGTTCCACTGCGTTTGTACCCCGACAAAGGACGGGTTATTTCGAGTGCTCAATGTGTAGCCCAGTGGCGGAAGAGGAATTTGTAGTGACTCTTGATTGTGGGCTTGAAGAAAAACAGGTTCTTGTGAAGAAAGCGACTAAATGCAGATGTCGACCATGTCAGATTGATAACAAAATACCGACGCTCGCCCCTCCGCGCAAACTTCGAAGTAAGAAAAAGCAGCGGAAAATCAAACGCAGAAAGCGAAATCGGAAGAACAGGAAAAAGAACAGTAAAGGGATTTTTAACTCTTTAAAATTAATTCGAGAAAAATTGAGACGAAAATACAGAAAGAGTAAGCGTAaaggaaaaaacagaaaaagaagaaaaaataggaagaaaaaagaacagaaaaataaagaaaagaaaaataaaaacaagaaaaataaagaaaagaaaaataaaaacaaaaaaaataaagaaaagaaaaagacagtTAGTAAGAACATTTCCTATGCTGAACTTATATCATACATTTTTTTGTGA